One part of the Excalfactoria chinensis isolate bCotChi1 chromosome 8, bCotChi1.hap2, whole genome shotgun sequence genome encodes these proteins:
- the LOC140255330 gene encoding LOW QUALITY PROTEIN: pancreatic alpha-amylase-like (The sequence of the model RefSeq protein was modified relative to this genomic sequence to represent the inferred CDS: substituted 1 base at 1 genomic stop codon): MGVCFLLFFVGLCLAQYNPNTRPGRTSIVHLFEWRWADIALECERYLAPNGFGGVQISPPNENLVIADPSRPWWERYQPVSYKLCTRSGNETEFREMVTRCNDVGVYVYADAVINHMCGGNAGAGNHSTCGSFFNAETKDFPAVPYSAWDFNDAKCQSRSGDIEDYHDASQVRNCRLVNLLDLALEKKYVRSRIAEYMNYLIDIGVAGFRIDAAKHMWPGDVKAVLDELRDLNTKWFSAGARPFIYQEVIDLGGEPITGSQYFXNGRVTEFKYGAKLGMVIRKRNGEKMAYLKNWGEGWGFVPSDRALVFVDNHDNQRGHGAGGASVLTFWDARLYKMAVGFMLAHPYGFTRVMSSYRWPRYFQNGADINDWFGPPSNADGSTKSVTINPDTTCGNDWVCEHRWRQIRNMVIFRNVVDSQPFSNWWDNGSDQVAFGRGNRGFIVFNNDDRYMNVNLQTGLPAGTYCDVISGQKEGDSCTGKQVHVSSDGMANIQISNSDEDPFVAFHVDAML; encoded by the exons ATGGGcgtctgttttcttctgttcttcgTGGGGCTTTGCCTGGCACAGTACAATCCCAACACTCGGCCCGGGAGGACGTCCATCGTGCATCTCTTCGAATGGCGCTGGGCCGACATCGCTCTGGAGTGCGAACGCTATTTAGCTCCTAACGGGTTCGGAGGAGTTCAG ATTTCGCCTCCAAATGAAAATCTCGTCATCGCCGACCCCTCGCGACCGTGGTGGGAAAGGTACCAGCCGGTCAGCTACAAACTGTGCACGCGATCGGGAAACGAAACTGAATTTAGAGAAATGGTGACCAGGTGCAACGATGTCGGC GTATACGTTTATGCGGATGCAGTAATAAATCATATGTGCGGAGGTAACGCCGGCGCCGGCAATCATTCTACCTGCGGAAGCTTTTTCAACGCAGAGACGAAAGATTTCCCAGCCGTGCCGTATTCTGCCTGGGATTTTAATGACGCGAAGTGTCAATCCAGAAGCGGAGACATTGAGGATTATCACGATGCGTCTCAG GTCCGAAACTGCCGTTTAGTTAATCTTCTCGATTTGGCCCTGGAGAAGAAGTACGTGCGCTCCAGAATTGCAGAGTACATGAATTACCTCATCGACATCGGCGTAGCCGGGTTCCGGATCGACGCCGCCAAGCACATGTGGCCAGGGGACGTGAAGGCAGTTTTGGATGAGCTGAGAGATCTCAATACCAAATGGTTTTCTGCGGGAGCTAGGCCTTTCATTTATCAGGAg GTAATTGACTTGGGGGGAGAGCCGATCACAGGCAGTCAGTACTTCTGAAACGGCCGAGTGACAGAGTTCAAGTACGGCGCGAAACTGGGGATGGTGATCCGCAAGCGGAACGGAGAGAAGATGGCCTATTTAAA GAACTGGGGAGAAGGCTGGGGCTTCGTGCCTTCCGACAGAGCCCTGGTCTTCGTGGACAACCACGACAACCAGCGCGGGCACGGGGCGGGCGGAGCTTCCGTTCTCACCTTCTGGGACGCCAG GCTTTATAAAATGGCGGTCGGTTTCATGCTCGCTCATCCGTACGGGTTCACGCGGGTGATGTCAAGTTATCGTTGGCCACGATATTTCCAGAACGGAGCG gATATTAACGACTGGTTCGGGCCACCGAGTAACGCGGACGGATCGACGAAGTCCGTTACAATTAACCCGGATACTACCTGTGGCAACGACTGGGTCTGCGAACATCGCTGGAGACAAATAAG GAACATGGTTATCTTCCGTAACGTGGTAGACAGTCAGCCTTTCTCAAACTGGTGGGACAACGGGAGCGATCAAGTGGCTTTCGGTCGCGGCAACAGAGGCTTCATCGTCTTTAATAACGACGACCG GTATATGAACGTCAATTTGCAAACCGGGCTGCCCGCCGGTACCTACTGCGACGTCATTTCCGGACAAAAGGAAGGCGATTCGTGTACGGGAAAGCAGGTGCACGTTTCCTCGGACGGAATGGCTAATATCCAGATTAGTAACAGTGACGAAGACCCATTTGTTGCATTTCACGTCGATGCCATGTTataa